In a single window of the Zea mays cultivar B73 chromosome 5, Zm-B73-REFERENCE-NAM-5.0, whole genome shotgun sequence genome:
- the LOC103625915 gene encoding transcription factor bHLH49 isoform X3, whose product MYSGQQSDQGPSANSGREFSDANWNSFAVHQKMAYNGQYGFGSYGMGLEDKLGLYPSSSAGTLSQDIQMSEEHSGVVKKRKGVEDCVTLLHDAGDQQTKGSPQPERNSVEEGNRKISPKMQSKEDSSDGDGTKEDYVHIRAKRGQATNSHSLAERLRRKKISERMKLLQDLVPGCSKITGKAVMLDEIINYVQSLQRQVEFLSMKLATVNPELGFDIEQIISKQVKPPTRSPYLPLGSSGLTGPFNQGIMQPELMCTIANPVDVLHGAIHDASTMNHIPSMWEGLQNMPQMNFNPGVAADSGTNNSGSMKIEQ is encoded by the exons ATGTACTCAGGCCAGCAATCTGATCAAGGTCCTAGTGCAAATAGTGGCAGAGAATTCTCCGATGCAAATTGGAATTCTTTTGCAGTGCATCAAAAGATGGCTTATAATGGACAGTATGGGTTTGGATCTTATGGCATGGGCTTAGAAGATAAACTGGGGTTGTATCCATCTTCATCTG CAGGTACACTGAGTCAGGACATCCAGATGAGTGAAGAGCATAGCGGAGTTGTGAAGAAGAGGAAAGGAGTGGAGGACTGTGTCACATTGTTGCAC GATGCAGGTGATCAACAAACAAAAGGTTCGCCTCAGCcagaaaggaattcagtggaggaGGGGAACCGAAAGATTTCGCCCAAAATGCAAAGCAAGGAAGATTCTTCTGATGGTGATGGTACTAAAGAGGACTATGTTCATATCCGGGCAAAGCGAGGCCAAGCCACTAACAGCCACAGCCTTGCAGAAAGA CTGAGGAGAAAGAAGATAAGTGAGAGGATGAAgcttcttcaagatcttgttcctGGATGCAGTAAG ATCACTGGCAAGGCAGTCATGCTCGATGAGATTATCAACTATGTGCAGTCATTGCAACGACAAGTCGAG TTCTTGTCAATGAAACTCGCAACTGTTAACCCCGAGCTTGGCTTTGACATTGAGCAGATCATATCCAAACAAGTAAAGCCACCCACTCGATCACCATATCTCCCTCTAG GATCAAGCGGCCTTACTGGCCCATTTAACCAAGGAATCATGCAGCCAGAATTGATGTGCACCATTGCCAATCCCGTTGATGTTTTGCACGGAGCTATTCACGACGCGTCAACAATGAACCAT ATACCTTCTATGTGGGAAGGACTTCAGAATATGCCTCAGATGAACTTCAACCCTGGCGTGGCAGCCGATAGCGGCACCAACAACTCTG GCTCCATGAAGATCGAGCAGTGA
- the LOC103625915 gene encoding transcription factor bHLH49 isoform X1: protein MYSGQQSDQGPSANSGREFSDANWNSFAVHQKMAYNGQYGFGSYGMGLEDKLGLYPSSSAGTLSQDIQMSEEHSGVVKKRKGVEDCVTLLHDAGDQQTKGSPQPERNSVEEGNRKISPKMQSKEDSSDGDGTKEDYVHIRAKRGQATNSHSLAERLRRKKISERMKLLQDLVPGCSKITGKAVMLDEIINYVQSLQRQVEFLSMKLATVNPELGFDIEQIISKQMLLSQDRHLAFYGVEPGSSGLTGPFNQGIMQPELMCTIANPVDVLHGAIHDASTMNHIPSMWEGLQNMPQMNFNPGVAADSGTNNSGSMKIEQ from the exons ATGTACTCAGGCCAGCAATCTGATCAAGGTCCTAGTGCAAATAGTGGCAGAGAATTCTCCGATGCAAATTGGAATTCTTTTGCAGTGCATCAAAAGATGGCTTATAATGGACAGTATGGGTTTGGATCTTATGGCATGGGCTTAGAAGATAAACTGGGGTTGTATCCATCTTCATCTG CAGGTACACTGAGTCAGGACATCCAGATGAGTGAAGAGCATAGCGGAGTTGTGAAGAAGAGGAAAGGAGTGGAGGACTGTGTCACATTGTTGCAC GATGCAGGTGATCAACAAACAAAAGGTTCGCCTCAGCcagaaaggaattcagtggaggaGGGGAACCGAAAGATTTCGCCCAAAATGCAAAGCAAGGAAGATTCTTCTGATGGTGATGGTACTAAAGAGGACTATGTTCATATCCGGGCAAAGCGAGGCCAAGCCACTAACAGCCACAGCCTTGCAGAAAGA CTGAGGAGAAAGAAGATAAGTGAGAGGATGAAgcttcttcaagatcttgttcctGGATGCAGTAAG ATCACTGGCAAGGCAGTCATGCTCGATGAGATTATCAACTATGTGCAGTCATTGCAACGACAAGTCGAG TTCTTGTCAATGAAACTCGCAACTGTTAACCCCGAGCTTGGCTTTGACATTGAGCAGATCATATCCAAACAA ATGCTGCTTTCACAAGACAGACATCTTGCTTTCTATGGAGTCGAACCAGGATCAAGCGGCCTTACTGGCCCATTTAACCAAGGAATCATGCAGCCAGAATTGATGTGCACCATTGCCAATCCCGTTGATGTTTTGCACGGAGCTATTCACGACGCGTCAACAATGAACCAT ATACCTTCTATGTGGGAAGGACTTCAGAATATGCCTCAGATGAACTTCAACCCTGGCGTGGCAGCCGATAGCGGCACCAACAACTCTG GCTCCATGAAGATCGAGCAGTGA
- the LOC103625915 gene encoding transcription factor bHLH49 isoform X4, giving the protein MYSGQQSDQGPSANSGREFSDANWNSFAVHQKMAYNGQYGFGSYGMGLEDKLGLYPSSSAGTLSQDIQMSEEHSGVVKKRKGVEDCVTLLHDAGDQQTKGSPQPERNSVEEGNRKISPKMQSKEDSSDGDGTKEDYVHIRAKRGQATNSHSLAERLRRKKISERMKLLQDLVPGCSKITGKAVMLDEIINYVQSLQRQVEIISKQMLLSQDRHLAFYGVEPGSSGLTGPFNQGIMQPELMCTIANPVDVLHGAIHDASTMNHIPSMWEGLQNMPQMNFNPGVAADSGTNNSGSMKIEQ; this is encoded by the exons ATGTACTCAGGCCAGCAATCTGATCAAGGTCCTAGTGCAAATAGTGGCAGAGAATTCTCCGATGCAAATTGGAATTCTTTTGCAGTGCATCAAAAGATGGCTTATAATGGACAGTATGGGTTTGGATCTTATGGCATGGGCTTAGAAGATAAACTGGGGTTGTATCCATCTTCATCTG CAGGTACACTGAGTCAGGACATCCAGATGAGTGAAGAGCATAGCGGAGTTGTGAAGAAGAGGAAAGGAGTGGAGGACTGTGTCACATTGTTGCAC GATGCAGGTGATCAACAAACAAAAGGTTCGCCTCAGCcagaaaggaattcagtggaggaGGGGAACCGAAAGATTTCGCCCAAAATGCAAAGCAAGGAAGATTCTTCTGATGGTGATGGTACTAAAGAGGACTATGTTCATATCCGGGCAAAGCGAGGCCAAGCCACTAACAGCCACAGCCTTGCAGAAAGA CTGAGGAGAAAGAAGATAAGTGAGAGGATGAAgcttcttcaagatcttgttcctGGATGCAGTAAG ATCACTGGCAAGGCAGTCATGCTCGATGAGATTATCAACTATGTGCAGTCATTGCAACGACAAGTCGAG ATCATATCCAAACAA ATGCTGCTTTCACAAGACAGACATCTTGCTTTCTATGGAGTCGAACCAGGATCAAGCGGCCTTACTGGCCCATTTAACCAAGGAATCATGCAGCCAGAATTGATGTGCACCATTGCCAATCCCGTTGATGTTTTGCACGGAGCTATTCACGACGCGTCAACAATGAACCAT ATACCTTCTATGTGGGAAGGACTTCAGAATATGCCTCAGATGAACTTCAACCCTGGCGTGGCAGCCGATAGCGGCACCAACAACTCTG GCTCCATGAAGATCGAGCAGTGA
- the LOC103625915 gene encoding transcription factor bHLH49 isoform X5 — MYSGQQSDQGPSANSGREFSDANWNSFAVHQKMAYNGQYGFGSYGMGLEDKLGLYPSSSAGTLSQDIQMSEEHSGVVKKRKGVEDCVTLLHDAGDQQTKGSPQPERNSVEEGNRKISPKMQSKEDSSDGDGTKEDYVHIRAKRGQATNSHSLAERLRRKKISERMKLLQDLVPGCSKITGKAVMLDEIINYVQSLQRQVEIISKQVKPPTRSPYLPLGSSGLTGPFNQGIMQPELMCTIANPVDVLHGAIHDASTMNHIPSMWEGLQNMPQMNFNPGVAADSGTNNSGSMKIEQ, encoded by the exons ATGTACTCAGGCCAGCAATCTGATCAAGGTCCTAGTGCAAATAGTGGCAGAGAATTCTCCGATGCAAATTGGAATTCTTTTGCAGTGCATCAAAAGATGGCTTATAATGGACAGTATGGGTTTGGATCTTATGGCATGGGCTTAGAAGATAAACTGGGGTTGTATCCATCTTCATCTG CAGGTACACTGAGTCAGGACATCCAGATGAGTGAAGAGCATAGCGGAGTTGTGAAGAAGAGGAAAGGAGTGGAGGACTGTGTCACATTGTTGCAC GATGCAGGTGATCAACAAACAAAAGGTTCGCCTCAGCcagaaaggaattcagtggaggaGGGGAACCGAAAGATTTCGCCCAAAATGCAAAGCAAGGAAGATTCTTCTGATGGTGATGGTACTAAAGAGGACTATGTTCATATCCGGGCAAAGCGAGGCCAAGCCACTAACAGCCACAGCCTTGCAGAAAGA CTGAGGAGAAAGAAGATAAGTGAGAGGATGAAgcttcttcaagatcttgttcctGGATGCAGTAAG ATCACTGGCAAGGCAGTCATGCTCGATGAGATTATCAACTATGTGCAGTCATTGCAACGACAAGTCGAG ATCATATCCAAACAAGTAAAGCCACCCACTCGATCACCATATCTCCCTCTAG GATCAAGCGGCCTTACTGGCCCATTTAACCAAGGAATCATGCAGCCAGAATTGATGTGCACCATTGCCAATCCCGTTGATGTTTTGCACGGAGCTATTCACGACGCGTCAACAATGAACCAT ATACCTTCTATGTGGGAAGGACTTCAGAATATGCCTCAGATGAACTTCAACCCTGGCGTGGCAGCCGATAGCGGCACCAACAACTCTG GCTCCATGAAGATCGAGCAGTGA
- the LOC103625915 gene encoding transcription factor bHLH49 isoform X2, which produces MYSGQQSDQGPSANSGREFSDANWNSFAVHQKMAYNGQYGFGSYGMGLEDKLGLYPSSSGTLSQDIQMSEEHSGVVKKRKGVEDCVTLLHDAGDQQTKGSPQPERNSVEEGNRKISPKMQSKEDSSDGDGTKEDYVHIRAKRGQATNSHSLAERLRRKKISERMKLLQDLVPGCSKITGKAVMLDEIINYVQSLQRQVEFLSMKLATVNPELGFDIEQIISKQMLLSQDRHLAFYGVEPGSSGLTGPFNQGIMQPELMCTIANPVDVLHGAIHDASTMNHIPSMWEGLQNMPQMNFNPGVAADSGTNNSGSMKIEQ; this is translated from the exons ATGTACTCAGGCCAGCAATCTGATCAAGGTCCTAGTGCAAATAGTGGCAGAGAATTCTCCGATGCAAATTGGAATTCTTTTGCAGTGCATCAAAAGATGGCTTATAATGGACAGTATGGGTTTGGATCTTATGGCATGGGCTTAGAAGATAAACTGGGGTTGTATCCATCTTCATCTG GTACACTGAGTCAGGACATCCAGATGAGTGAAGAGCATAGCGGAGTTGTGAAGAAGAGGAAAGGAGTGGAGGACTGTGTCACATTGTTGCAC GATGCAGGTGATCAACAAACAAAAGGTTCGCCTCAGCcagaaaggaattcagtggaggaGGGGAACCGAAAGATTTCGCCCAAAATGCAAAGCAAGGAAGATTCTTCTGATGGTGATGGTACTAAAGAGGACTATGTTCATATCCGGGCAAAGCGAGGCCAAGCCACTAACAGCCACAGCCTTGCAGAAAGA CTGAGGAGAAAGAAGATAAGTGAGAGGATGAAgcttcttcaagatcttgttcctGGATGCAGTAAG ATCACTGGCAAGGCAGTCATGCTCGATGAGATTATCAACTATGTGCAGTCATTGCAACGACAAGTCGAG TTCTTGTCAATGAAACTCGCAACTGTTAACCCCGAGCTTGGCTTTGACATTGAGCAGATCATATCCAAACAA ATGCTGCTTTCACAAGACAGACATCTTGCTTTCTATGGAGTCGAACCAGGATCAAGCGGCCTTACTGGCCCATTTAACCAAGGAATCATGCAGCCAGAATTGATGTGCACCATTGCCAATCCCGTTGATGTTTTGCACGGAGCTATTCACGACGCGTCAACAATGAACCAT ATACCTTCTATGTGGGAAGGACTTCAGAATATGCCTCAGATGAACTTCAACCCTGGCGTGGCAGCCGATAGCGGCACCAACAACTCTG GCTCCATGAAGATCGAGCAGTGA